DNA from Pirellulales bacterium:
CGACCGGCACCTTTGGACCCGGCGAAAATCTTCGACGAATACCGCGCCTATGCCGAACGGCTGCGTTCGCACGTGACCGATACCACGTCGCTTCTGCTCGATGCGCTGGAAGCGGGCCGCCGCGTGCTCTTCGAGGGCGCGCAAGGCGCGCTGTTGGACGTCGATCACGGTACGTTTCCCTACGTCACCAGCAGCAACAGCTCGGGCGTCGGCATTGCCAGCGGGGCAGGCGTGCCAGGGCGCTACCTGGAAAAGATCATCGGCGTCGTAAAAGCGTACAGCACGCGCGTCGGTGGTGGCCCCTTTCCCACGGAACAGGACAACGACCTGGGGCAGCACTTGCGCGATCGGGGGAATGAGTACGGCACTGTCACCCGCCGGCCGCGCCGCTGCGGCTGGTTCGACGCGGTTGCCGCTCGCTACACGGCGCGTTTGAGCGGCGTCGACGCCTTGTCGGTCATGCTCCTGGACGTGCTCAGCGAGCTGCCGGAGTTGAAAATCTGCACCGCCTACGAGATCGACGGTCGCCGACTGGCGACGTTTCCCAGCCACGTCGACGATTTGCGCCGCGCCCAGCCCGTGTATGAGACATTGCCCGGTTGGCAGGAAGAGATTTCCGGGATTCGGCATATTGCCGACTTGCCGAAAAACGCGCGACAATATTTGCATCGCTTGGGCGAAATCATTGGGCGGCCGGTCGAGATCGTATCGGTCGGGCCCGACCGGGATCAAACGATGTTTGCCGACACCTCACCCCAACCTGCTGCCGCGAGCTAAACCATCGGCACACGCGGTGATCGATGTCAGGAGTTTTGCCACGGTGACCGAGTCCTCTCTGCAGCCCGCCAGCGACACGCTCGACGTCCCGCGCGAGCGACGTCCCCGGCACATCGCCGTGATCATGGACGGCAATGGGCGCTGGGCGCAGCGCCGCGGCTTGCCGCGGATCGAAGGGCATCGCCATGGTGTGGCTTCCGTGCGCCGCACGACCGAAGAGGCAGCGCGATTGGGGATCGATCAGCTCACGCTCTACTGCCTGTCAAGCGAGAACTGGAAACGCCCGCAGGCAGAGCTCGATTTCCTCATGCACCTGCTGGAGCAGTATCTCATCGAAGAGAGGACAACGCTCCTCGATGAGAACATTCGCCTGGCCGTGATCGGCAGCCGCGAGGGAATCCCGGATTTCGTCTTGCGCGAGATGCAAAAGACGATCCACATGACCAGCTCCAACACCGGCATGACGCTCTGCCTGGCCGTCAACTACGGCAGCCGGGCGGAAATCGCGGCTTCGGTCCGCCAGATTGCCGACGAAGTGCGCGCGGGCCAGCTCGCGCCCGAGGCGATCAATGAGGACACCATCGCCGAACGGCTGTACACGGCGGGCATGCCAGAGCCTGATCTTTTAATCCGCACCGCTGGCGAAATGCGCGTGAGCAACTTCCTTCTTTGGCAGATCAGCTATTCGGAACTGTGGATCACCGATCATTGCTGGCCGGAATTCTGCGAAGCCGACCTGCACGACGCGATTCGCGATTTCGCGCAGCGCGATCGCCGCTACGGCGGATTGAATATGTAGCTGTCGTCCGCGCCTGCTAGCGGCCCGACCTTCGTGCCACACTTCTCGATTTTCCGGCGCCCAGCCGCCCAGGCTTATCCAACCCCGCGCGTGCTAGCGGCGGCACGCCTTTTTCTTCTTCTCGCATCGCGAAAAGCGCCGATGCAAGTCTGTGACGGCCGAACGCGTCGCATCACGGACGAGCACAAAAGGGGCGCTAGCTCGCAAAGCGAATATGGATCGCCGTTCTCAAAGTCCCATCTGGCCTTTCTTGCTGGTCGTCGGCTTTTTGTTCCTGCTGTGCATCGCTGCGCCGCGGGGATGGGAGCAGATTGCGCGCAAGGGGCCGGTCCAACTGGCTAACGATCCAGCCCTGGCGCGGGCGCCGCGTGAGCCGGCAAGCGTTCCGCTCGAAGCAAGCGAAGAACCAGCCGTAACGGGCGCGTCGGCCGACACGATCCTGGACGCGGCTTCTTCGCCGCCAGTGGATGAACAAATCGTCGAAGCCGAGGCGCCGACGCCAACGTTGGCCGAGCCCAGGGCACCTTTACCCGCCGAGTTCGCGCCGGCGGCGGAAGTGGCAAACGAAGTCGTGGCCGAAGTGACCGGAGACGTCGACCAGTCTGCGCCGCCGACGCCTGAAGTCGCTGTGGAAACCGTGCGCGAAGCGCGCGTCGTTGATGCCGATGGGATGCCACGAATGGCCGACCTTCGGCCGGCGCCCGTCATGATAGAGGACACCGTTGCGGCTCCGGTGCAGCCCGTCGTCGAGCCCGAACCGCAACCTGCCGAGGTTCAATCTGAGCGGCAGCCGCAGGCCGTGTTGGCCGCGCAGCCGCGCACCGTGATTCTTGAAGAGCCGACCGATGCTGAGCCTGGCAGGCGTCCGAAGCAACGCGCCGTCGAGCCCGCCGGACCACATTGGGCCGTGCCCGATGATTTGCTGCGGCGGCTGGAGAGCTTGACCTGCGAATGTGATTTGTGCGATTGGTCGATGCACGTCGAGGACTTGCTGCTCGAGTTATGCGATAAAACCAGTCCCTCGGACGAGCGCGCGGCTGTGCTCCTGCGCGAATTGCGCACGGCGGCCGGTGAAGTCGACGCACGAGTCCCGCAGATTGTCGAGCGCAGTGTGGCCATTGAACTGTTGCGCGTGCGGCACAGTTTGGTGCGCAGATTGGACGTGTGGGAACTGATGCCTGCCGCCTTCAGTCAGGAGATTACCCTTGCCGGACCCAGCCAGGCGGACGTCAAACGGCTGGGCGAGGCACTCGACGCCGTCGATGCGATCATCTCCGCGGCCGGGGCTCAAGGGCAGCAATGGCGGCACTATCTGGCAATTGACCCGCTGCGCGACCTGACCAAGATTCCTTGCCCGCTGCCCGAATTAGATGCGCGCCGTCTCGCCCGCGACGTCCAAGGGCGGCTGTCGCGCACGGACCTGAGCGCTCCGCAGCGTGCGTTCATCAGCAGTCGGCCAGTGGTGGAATTGGCCGCGTCGCTGCGATCGTGGTCGCTCGATCCCTTTGATCCGGCGCGGCTCCTTGCGGATATGGAACGCTTCGAAGCGACCAATCAACCCAGCGATGCCCGCCGTGTGGCGGATGACTACATCGAGTCGATCTCGCTGGTTCTGAATGGGGCCGATCTGGCGCAGCGTCTGGAGACGAACTATCGCAACGCCAACGTCCGGTTCGCGCTGACCGAAAAACTGTTGAAGCGACTGCTGCCCGGCGCGTCGATGAGCACGGACCCGGTGCGCGACCAAATCTTGGGACATCCGACGCGCGGCATGAGCACGACTTCAACCACGGTAAACGTGAAGCTCGTGCCGGACGCGCAGCGCTTGCGCGTGGAACTCGAAGCCTCGGGCGAGGTGCTGGCCAACACGCGCTCGACCAGCGGCCCCGCCACGCTGCACACGCGGAGCAATTCGATGTACCTGGCGCGCAAGTTGGTCGACCTCGACCTGCGCGGCATTCGCACCTGGCCGGCTGAAAGCGAATGCATCGACACGCGCACCCAACTGCGCGCCGTGAATACCGACTACGACGGGATTCCGCTCGTCGGTGCGATGGTGGAGAACTACGCACGCTCGCGCCATGCCGACCAGGAACATGAAGTGCGCAGCGAAGTGCGTCGCCGCGTCGAATCGCAGGCCCGGCGCAAAATGGACTCGCTAACCGAAGAGCGGTTGGAGCGGGTCAACCAACTGTTGCAGAACCGAATTCTCAAACCGCTTGATCGCATGTCGCTCGATCCGCAAGTGATCAGTGCCGAAACTTCGGAGCAGCGGCTGACCATGCGGCTGCGCGTGGCGGGCGAGGAGCAGTTGGCCGGTCATACGCCGCGGCCCCGCGCGCCGGGAGACAGCCTGCTCAGTCTGCAACTGCATCAATCTTTGTTCAATAACATTTGCGAGCAACTGCAGTTGGCCGGTCGCACGTTCACGCTCCAGGAGCTACGCGACCATATCAACGATGCCTTGAACCTGGAAAACAGCCGATTCATGGACGCGACAGACCAGGACGTCTCGATCACCTTCGCTGACCAGGACGCCATTCGTGTTTTCTGCGAGCATGGCCGCATCGAGCTCGACCTGTCCGTGGCCCGACTCTCGAACGCCGATCGGACCTGGAAAAACTTCGAAGTACGCGTTTTCTACAGGCCCGAGGTCGACGGGCTGAAGGCCCGGCTGGTGCGCGACGGCACCGTGCAATTGATCGGCAGCCGGCTTGCCGGACAGATCCCGCTGCGAGGGATTTTCAGCAAGGCCTTTGCCAAGGACCGCGAGCTCGATCTGGTCGATCCTAAGTGGTCCTTCGACGAGCGAACGCGGGACCTGGCGTTCTCCCAGTTCGTGATTCAGGACGGCTGGATCGCCGTAGCCGTGGCCGAGCCGCGGCAAAACGTGGCTCGACAGCCGCAAACTCCCACGGCACACTGACGCCCAAGCGCCCGGCCGTTGCAGGGCTTCTCGTAGCAGCTTAACTTGCACGGTGGCGGAAAACTCGCAACTGCGCGATACACCGCCAGGCACCCCCTCGCGCTCGGGATTCTTTCGGCATGCACGATCTGGTTCGTTGGTCCGTCGCCATCACGCTGGTACTGCTGGTACCGATCATTCCGTTTCTAAGTTTTGGCGACTCGCTCGAAGC
Protein-coding regions in this window:
- a CDS encoding adenylosuccinate synthase, producing MPGLCVIGLQWGDEAKGKIVDLLTRSDDIVVRYQGGANAGHTVVTGGQTYKLSLIPSGILRADVQCVITGGVVLNPPSILGEIDGLVARGVAVSKNLVISDRAHVIFPWHLEEDRLSEGRASAAEAIGTTQRGIGPCYRDKVGRSHAIRLGDLYRDGFREKVERVCAYKNKVIELLAGEGRPAPLDPAKIFDEYRAYAERLRSHVTDTTSLLLDALEAGRRVLFEGAQGALLDVDHGTFPYVTSSNSSGVGIASGAGVPGRYLEKIIGVVKAYSTRVGGGPFPTEQDNDLGQHLRDRGNEYGTVTRRPRRCGWFDAVAARYTARLSGVDALSVMLLDVLSELPELKICTAYEIDGRRLATFPSHVDDLRRAQPVYETLPGWQEEISGIRHIADLPKNARQYLHRLGEIIGRPVEIVSVGPDRDQTMFADTSPQPAAAS
- a CDS encoding isoprenyl transferase, which translates into the protein MTESSLQPASDTLDVPRERRPRHIAVIMDGNGRWAQRRGLPRIEGHRHGVASVRRTTEEAARLGIDQLTLYCLSSENWKRPQAELDFLMHLLEQYLIEERTTLLDENIRLAVIGSREGIPDFVLREMQKTIHMTSSNTGMTLCLAVNYGSRAEIAASVRQIADEVRAGQLAPEAINEDTIAERLYTAGMPEPDLLIRTAGEMRVSNFLLWQISYSELWITDHCWPEFCEADLHDAIRDFAQRDRRYGGLNM